The genomic region AACTCTCGATCATGGGTTTTGCCGCTGTCGTGAAGCAATTGCCGAAAATCCTGCGATTGATCCGGCGCACAGCCGATGCCGTGCTCGCCGACGCGCCTGACATGCTCGTCATCATCGACAGCCCCGATTTCACCCACCGCGTCGCCCGTCGCGTCCGCGCCCGCAACCCGAACATTCCGATCGTCGACTACGTGTCGCCCTCGGTCTGGGCCTGGCGGCCGGGCAGGGCGCGCGCGATGCAGCGCTATGTCGATCACGTGCTCGCGCTGCTGCCGTTCGAGCCGGAGGAATATCGCAAGCTGCAGGGACCCCCGTGCAGCTATGTCGGCCATCCCCTGACCGAGCAGCTCGCCTCGCTGCGGCCGAACGAGGACGAGCAGAAGCGGCGCGATGCGCAGCCTCCGGTGCTGCTGGTGTTGCCCGGAAGCCGGCGCAGCGAGATCAGGCATCACCTGGCGCTGTTCGGCACGGCGCTCGGCCAGCTCAGCAAGCAAACGCCGTTCGAGCTCGTGCTCCCCACCATGCCGCATCTCGAGGCGATGGTGCGCGAAGGCGTCGCGTCGTGGCCGGTGGTGCCGCGGCTCGCGATCGGCGAGACCGAGAAGCGCGCCGCGTTCCGTGTCGCCCGCGCGGCTCTCGCGAAGTCGGGCACGGTGACGCTGGAGCTCGCGCTGTCGGGGATTCCCATGGTGACGGCCTATCGCGTCGGCGCCGCCGAGGCGTTCATCCTGCGCCGTGCGATCCGGGTG from Bradyrhizobium elkanii USDA 76 harbors:
- the lpxB gene encoding lipid-A-disaccharide synthase, with product MQVRSPSTVRKIFLIATEESGDRLGAALMQVLRQRLGDAVQFSGVGGQAMAAQGIASLFPIEELSIMGFAAVVKQLPKILRLIRRTADAVLADAPDMLVIIDSPDFTHRVARRVRARNPNIPIVDYVSPSVWAWRPGRARAMQRYVDHVLALLPFEPEEYRKLQGPPCSYVGHPLTEQLASLRPNEDEQKRRDAQPPVLLVLPGSRRSEIRHHLALFGTALGQLSKQTPFELVLPTMPHLEAMVREGVASWPVVPRLAIGETEKRAAFRVARAALAKSGTVTLELALSGIPMVTAYRVGAAEAFILRRAIRVSSVILANLVIGSDIIPEFLQEDCTPDKLAAALRDVLADSPDRLRQLVGFATMDGKMSTGDQPPSVRAADIVLAEMGRRST